One genomic window of Ruminococcus gauvreauii includes the following:
- a CDS encoding sugar diacid recognition domain-containing protein gives MLEKEFAQRFIEKISEYTDLKFMVFNTEGIIIAATEKERVGVFHEASYNMITQGLPYITVHPEDVKKYLGVKNGVDMIIMNNNRIVGGIGITGIPEEVMDIITMAKITIEAMLEHEVYKEEMDQKNNERDEFCSLLLKSDSKDTDKIHLMARHQMIDPGIPRFAIIFEVIDEDCSRQNVLDILYSSPGFTQQDIAFISKRQEIVLFKSMDKPLNQLFTEYKNHIRDFLIPVYEKLLKKQIPCQYYIGSMQNKLENYKFSYRHCTWLRDYENPRCYFYDYMNEYIQSQIPALEMYGVFNSLGDLMSDSLRQDFVEIITALNSCNYNLVESSRSLHIHKNTLIFHLNKIKELYNINPLQDGEDRAFTDYLCRYLKSKK, from the coding sequence ATGCTGGAAAAAGAATTTGCACAGCGCTTTATCGAAAAGATCAGCGAATATACGGATTTGAAATTTATGGTATTCAATACTGAGGGGATCATCATCGCGGCAACAGAGAAAGAGCGCGTCGGTGTCTTCCATGAAGCTTCCTATAATATGATCACACAGGGACTTCCTTATATTACGGTGCATCCTGAAGATGTAAAAAAATACCTCGGCGTCAAGAACGGGGTCGATATGATCATTATGAACAACAACCGGATCGTAGGGGGCATCGGTATCACGGGAATTCCGGAGGAAGTGATGGACATTATCACCATGGCAAAGATCACCATAGAAGCCATGCTGGAGCATGAGGTGTATAAAGAAGAGATGGATCAGAAAAATAACGAGAGAGACGAATTCTGCAGTCTGCTTTTAAAATCTGATTCCAAGGATACCGACAAGATCCACCTGATGGCACGGCATCAGATGATTGACCCCGGCATACCGCGATTTGCCATTATTTTCGAGGTGATCGATGAGGACTGCAGCCGCCAGAATGTCCTGGATATTTTATACAGCAGTCCGGGATTTACCCAGCAGGACATCGCCTTTATCAGCAAGAGACAGGAGATTGTTCTCTTCAAAAGCATGGACAAACCGCTGAATCAGCTCTTTACGGAATATAAAAATCATATCCGGGATTTTCTGATCCCGGTCTACGAAAAGCTTCTGAAAAAACAGATTCCGTGTCAGTATTACATCGGCAGCATGCAGAACAAACTGGAGAATTACAAGTTTTCTTACCGGCACTGTACCTGGCTCCGGGACTATGAAAATCCGCGATGCTATTTTTATGATTATATGAATGAATATATACAGTCCCAGATTCCCGCCCTCGAGATGTACGGAGTATTTAATTCTCTGGGTGATCTGATGTCTGATTCACTGAGACAGGATTTTGTCGAGATCATCACGGCGCTGAACAGCTGCAACTATAACCTGGTGGAGAGCAGCAGATCCCTGCACATCCACAAAAACACCCTGATCTTCCACCTCAATAAGATCAAGGAACTGTATAACATCAATCCTCTGCAGGACGGAGAAGATCGGGCGTTTACAGATTATCTGTGCCGGTATCTGAAATCGAAAAAATAG
- a CDS encoding uroporphyrinogen decarboxylase family protein, translating into MNSRERLKMALDHKEPDRIPLDLGSGHACKFTKYFYVKLLDYFGLKEEQLEICQTPYQLVYASDKVMDLLKCDVRNARVKYQKDYVSPYVKNWEDEHYTYYTNDFGTTYRMPKKNGLYYDLYDCALKGSESAEEDAKYIFPKPNRLVPGTRKELEDYRAAGFATTTCQVFGNGFMQTGPLVWGYEDWLAMMLAEPERCEPFIQELYDKKIEWYGYLFDEYDGLLDVTAEADDFGTQRGTFCSPEILRELVFPFHKKLNEFIKKRQPGIKTTLHTCGSVTSVIPDIIEAGYDCLNPVQIAAANMEPERLKREFGNDIVFWGGGINTQATLPNGTPEEVREETKRNMELFAPGGGFVFSPVHNIQDDVPVENFMAMWETFQDNCKY; encoded by the coding sequence ATGAATTCACGCGAAAGATTGAAAATGGCACTGGACCACAAAGAACCTGACCGCATTCCGCTTGATCTGGGATCAGGGCATGCCTGCAAATTTACCAAATATTTTTATGTGAAACTGCTGGATTATTTTGGATTAAAAGAGGAACAGCTCGAGATCTGCCAGACACCGTACCAGTTAGTATACGCATCCGACAAGGTAATGGATCTTTTGAAATGTGACGTCAGAAATGCAAGGGTCAAATATCAGAAGGATTATGTAAGCCCTTACGTAAAGAACTGGGAAGATGAACATTATACCTATTATACGAATGATTTCGGCACAACTTACAGGATGCCTAAGAAGAACGGCCTGTATTATGACCTGTATGACTGCGCGCTTAAGGGATCAGAGAGTGCGGAGGAAGACGCGAAGTATATTTTCCCGAAACCAAACCGCCTTGTGCCGGGCACCAGAAAGGAACTTGAGGATTATCGTGCGGCAGGATTTGCCACCACGACATGCCAGGTGTTTGGCAATGGTTTTATGCAGACGGGACCTCTGGTCTGGGGGTATGAAGACTGGCTGGCAATGATGCTGGCGGAGCCGGAGAGATGCGAACCGTTTATTCAGGAGCTGTATGACAAGAAGATTGAGTGGTACGGATATCTGTTTGATGAGTATGACGGACTGCTGGATGTCACAGCAGAGGCGGATGATTTCGGCACACAGAGGGGGACCTTCTGCTCACCGGAGATCCTGCGCGAGCTGGTATTCCCATTCCATAAAAAACTGAATGAGTTTATTAAGAAACGTCAGCCGGGAATCAAGACGACACTGCATACCTGCGGATCCGTGACTTCTGTCATACCGGATATCATAGAGGCAGGCTATGACTGTCTGAATCCTGTTCAGATCGCCGCGGCAAATATGGAGCCGGAAAGACTGAAGAGAGAATTCGGAAATGACATCGTATTCTGGGGCGGCGGCATCAATACGCAGGCGACACTCCCGAACGGAACTCCGGAAGAGGTGCGCGAGGAGACCAAGCGGAACATGGAACTGTTTGCACCGGGCGGTGGTTTTGTATTCTCACCGGTACATAATATCCAGGATGACGTTCCTGTTGAGAACTTCATGGCGATGTGGGAGACGTTCCAGGATAACTGCAAATATTAA